The Lucilia cuprina isolate Lc7/37 chromosome 5, ASM2204524v1, whole genome shotgun sequence genome includes a window with the following:
- the LOC111678493 gene encoding claspin, with translation MEVEQANTSDQNISMEELKMEEDENVKEISMEEDILGAQSLLMSESEEEDKEDSINKKNKSPQKKVLVKKTKRILDSDDEDSVNNKATEPNGEQTEKSVTNKKKISTLIDSDSEHEGEESKENKETNKVSSIIDSGEETDASAKLNSKKIKQDQKKKSKEGKKSKQKTKHSAEEDHTDTENSDAQAKSKKLKKNSKKTKVHSNSETEEETKKESKKISSLVDSESSDAESQTDVNESDLEASAKGANFEENNNNEENSKGKEKKPKVMRASAKKALDEMQAIQSEQQRLHREANISIPYHKPKKHTLDEFLKRRTIIQPQTSSPVANAVQSRRLKMTTEELEEYAKLMEERAKEATEFFKSESESEEEEVFKDNDGVLDKAAPAEIIQQNHDHVTKETLTVTNEFEMQQNVETEEFKDNLDGVQLTEEELAELLAEQEQEQAEQEPERPTSSKVLITEVIELPKLDMNTIRISPVKKHTPRPSLNIKQLLAEKNLSGSPSLSGDPNKLIDLETGNLIEKKSTGIENLMKRLMSTVKARKSKTTEACNILSVENGKLEISKVNISLTETKDVQKEPKPGAAYFELKKNLKEIIKKKRLEELNKKQEDELEYSKCLADDDHDEDEENNENDDMEVEEYEPENKPKTKVVMVDDEENALVVEDDENEDEEEDNVVEINSDEEEAENEDDNKNDDEEDEVDDDEDDNEDLNTEPVEKSQRKNRIIKAFDDSDEEGANDDIDFLKTQPTTTQPPLFDTQGSAKTSLADEENELMALCSGTFDATQKTSINNALMSQIPLTQNSGKPVNDEELMELCSGTFDQPTQTQQLTQHNLITENPKTMCNKILSSDEENDEDNFDKSEENKQRVKKLTKKLSKKKAKLGFSDDEEEEEEEEKDDEEADMEEQELDDEVEEVDAEEPETFVDYDSEENEVIVQMTKKDKVKQAQNFFEKEAELSESEWGSADEDEKNLDKYDIELGDEDEFDKEKLQTELGQIHARKMLDEDLREVRKIQDMLFEDEEKDGVGRQRTFKWKNAESGFSLDDGRPLDENADGQNGDSGDEISEHQWRKIRYEREQFLKEQGLKPDSQDMSTVLPNTTIPSLNNSTTTSIISTKKLQIITAKKTSVSHTSDSKKASPFLISKGISSMNKKSVRGSFLVRDKETLNKLAGLTKGGSSVVATDMDDTAGTVSIKSIKPKNFVFATLTEEEHENLKRKADDLLNSSNENGKNFMKKPRIEPRRDKCFIDQLL, from the exons atggAAGTGGAGCAAGCAAATACAAGTGACCAAAATATCAGTATGGAAGAATTAAAAATGGAGGAAgatgaaaatgttaaagaaatttccaTGGAAGAGGATATTTTGGGTGCACAGAGTTTGTTAATGTCCGAATCAGAAGAGGAAGATAAAGAGGAtagtattaacaaaaaaaataaaagtccacAAAAGAAAGTGTTGGTCAAGAAGACAAAACGCATCTTAGACAGTGATGATGAAGATAGTGTGAACAACAAAGCAACAGAGCCTAATGGTGAACAGACAGAAAAATCAGTAACTAACAAAAAGAAGATATCTACCTTAATTGATTCTGATAGCGAACATGAAGGGGAAGAATCTAAGGAAAACAAAGAAACCAATAAAGTGTCTAGCATAATAGACTCTGGGGAGGAAACTGATGCCAGTGCTAAATTAAAcagtaagaaaataaaacaggatcaaaagaaaaaatccaaAGAGGGTAAAAAAtcgaaacaaaaaactaaacattcTGCTGAGGAAGACCATACAGATACAGAGAACTCTGATGCACAAGCTAAAtccaagaaattaaagaaaaacagcaAAAAGACGAAAGTGCATAGTAATTCTGAAACggaagaagaaacaaaaaaggaatccaaaaaaatttcctcTCTGGTAGATAGCGAATCCTCCGATGCTGAATCTCAAACAGATGTTAATGAATCCGATTTGGAAGCTTCAGCTAAAGGAGCAAATTTTGaggaaaacaataataatgaagaaaattCAAAGGGAAAAGAGAAAAAACCCAAAGTTATGAGA GCCTCTGCCAAGAAAGCTTTGGATGAAATGCAAGCCATACAAAGTGAACAGCAAAGATTACATCGAGAGGCTAATATAAG tattcCTTACCACAAACCCAAAAAGCATACCTTAGATGAATTTCTTAAAAGACGTACTATTATACAACCGCAAACATCTAGTCCTGTTGCAAACGCTGTACAATCGAGAAGACTTAAGATGACAACCGAGGAATTAGAGGAATATGC TAAACTAATGGAAGAACGCGCCAAGGAAGCGACTGAATTTTTTAAATCCGAATCTGAAAGTGAAGAGGAAGAAGTTTTTAAAGACAACGACGGTGTGCTAGACAAAGCAGCACCAGCAGAAATCATACAACAGAATCACGATCACGTCACTAAAGAAACATTAACTGTGACAAATGAATTTGAAATGCAACAGAATGTTGAAACAGAAGAGTTTAAAGACAATCTAGATGGTGTACAGCTAACGGAAGAGGAATTGGCAGAACTTTTGGCGGAACAGGAACAAGAACAAGCTGAACAAGAACCCGAAAGACCTACCAGTTCGAAAGTTCTAATAACTGAAGTAATTGAATTGCCAAAACTGGATATGAATACGATACGCATAAGTCCCGTTAAGAAACATACACCCCGACCCTCTTTGAACATAAAACAATTGTTGGCTGAAAAAAATCTATCCGGCAGTCCCTCACTTAGTGGTGATCCTAATAAATTAATCGATTTagaaacgggaaatttaatcgAAAAGAAATCTACAGGCATTGAAAATCTTATGAAACGTTTAATGTCCACAGTTAAAGCACGTAAATCAAAAACCACCGAGGCTTGTAATATACTATCGGTGGAAAATGGCAAACTGGAAATATCAAAAGTTAATATAAGTCTAACGGAAACAAAAGATGTACAAAAGGAACCCAAACCAGGAGCTGCATATTTCGAGTTGAAAAAGAATCTAAAGGAGATAATCAAAAAGAAACGTTTAGAAGAATTGAATAAAAAGCAAGAGGATGAATTGGAATATAGTAAGTGTTTGGCAGATGATGATCATGATGAAGACgaggaaaataatgaaaatgatgATATGGAAGTGGAAGAATATGAACCGGAGAATAAGCCAAAAACTAAAGTTGTTATG GTTGATGACGAGGAGAATGCTTTAGTTGTAGAGGATGATGAAAACGAAGACGAGGAAGAAGATAATGTAGTGGAGATTAACAGCGATGAAGAAGAGGCAGAAAATGAAGATGACAATAAAAACGACGACGAGGAGGACGAGGTGGATGATGATGAAGACGACAATGAAGACCTGAATACTGAACCGGTAGAAAAATCACAACGCAAAAATCGTATCATCAAAGCATTTGATGATTCTGATGAAGAAGGTGCTAATGATGATatagattttcttaaaacacaACCAACAACTACACAACCGCCTCTCTTCGATACCCAAGGTTCTGCAAAAACCTCACTGGCAGATGAAGAAAATGAATTGATGGCTTTGTGTTCCGGCACATTTGATGCCACacaaaaaacttcaattaaCAACGCCCTAATGTCACAAATACCACTAACACAAAATAGTGGCAAGCCAGTCAATGATGAAGAGTTAATGGAATTGTGTTCGGGAACATTCGATCAACCTACACAGACGCAGCAGCTAACACAACACAATTTGATCACAGAGAATCCTAAGACAAtgtgcaataaaattttatccagTGATGAAGAAAACGATGAAGATAACTTCGATAAGAGTGAAGAAAATAAGCAAAGAGTtaagaaattaactaaaaaacttAGCAAAAAGAAAGCAAAACTAGGATTTTCTGATgatgaagaggaagaagagGAGGAAGAAAAGGATGATGAAGAGGCAGATATGGAAGAACAGGAATTAGACGATGAAGTCGAGGAAGTTGATGCAGAAGAACCAGAAACCTTTGTGGACTATGATTCAGAAGAAAATGAAGTTATAGTACAAATGACTAAAAAGGACAAAGTAAAACAGGCTCAAAACTTTTTCGAAAAAGAAGCTGAACTTTCCGAATCCGAATGGGGCAGTGCCGATGAAGATGAAAAGAATTTAGACAAATATGACATTGAATTGGGTGATGAAGATGAATTTgacaaagaaaaattacaaacagaattgGGACAAATTCATGC gCGTAAAATGTTAGACGAGGACCTACGCGAAGTACGTAAAATCCAAGATATGCTTTTCGAAGACGAAGAAAAAGATGGGGTGGGAAGACAAAGAacctttaaatggaaaaatgcCGAAAGTGGTTTTAGCCTAGATGATGGGCGTCCCTTAGACGAAAATGCTGATGGACAAAATGGTGATAGCGGTGATGAGATCAGTGAACATCAGTGGCGTAAAATTCGCTATGAACGTGAACAATTTCTTAAAGAACAGGGCCTTAAACCGGACTCTCAAGATATGTCGACCGTATTGCCCAATACCACTATACCGTCACTAAACAACAGCACAACAACGAGCATAATATCGACGAAAAAGTTACAAATAATAACCGCCAAAAAGACTTCAGTATCCCACACCTCAGACTCTAAGAAAGCTTCACCTTTCCTCATATCCAAAGGTATTTCGTCCATGAATAAGAAAAGTGTACGTGGATCATTTTTGGTGCGCGACAAAGAAACCCTTAATAAATTAGCTGGCCTTACAAAAGGTGGATCTTCCGTTGTTGCCACTGATATGGATGATACAGCTGGAACTGTTTCCATTAAAAGTATTAAGccaaaaaattttgtctttgCTACTCTCACAGAGGAGGAACATGAAAATCTTAAACGTAAAGCCGATGATTTGTTGAATAGTAGTAATGAAAATGGTAAAAACTTTATGAAGAAACCAAGAATTGAACCGCGTCGCgataaatgttttatagatCAATTATTGTAA
- the LOC111678498 gene encoding peroxisomal membrane protein PMP34: protein MVASSKLSQVFTYESWVHAMSGAAGGCIAMSTFYPLDTVRSRLQLEDPDKTGEARSTMKVIKEIVLGEGFQSLYRGLGPVLQSLCISNFVYFYTFHTLKALASGGDKRQQSALKDLMLGAIAGIINVFTTTPFWVVNTRCRMRDVAGTSDEVNKYYKSLFSGLQYVAKTEGVKGLWSGTIPSLILVSNPSLQFMMYELLKRNLIRISGKTEISSLGYFLIGAAAKAFATVLTYPLQLVQTKQRHRTKPGSHSGPSTSKQAQEIGMIQMILDIVKHQGFRGLFRGMEAKILQTVLTAALMFMAYEKINNTVGLLLKKTPAKVM from the exons ATGGTGGCTTCTTCCAAATTAAGTCAAGTTTTTACATATGAATCATGGGTGCATGCCATGTCGGGAGCAGCT ggtGGTTGCATAGCCATGTCTACTTTTTATCCCTTGGATACCGTACGTTCAAGATTACAAT TGGAAGATCCTGATAAAACCGGAGAGGCACGGAGTACCATGAAAGTCATCAAGGAAATTGTTTTGGGCGAGGGATTCCAATCACTATATCGTGGTCTCGGGCCAGTTTTACAGAGTTTATGTATTTCTAACTTTGTCTATTTCTATACATTTCACACTTTAAAAGCTCTAGCTAGTGGAGGCGATAAACGACAACAGAGCGCTCTAAAGGATTTAATGTTGGGTGCCATAGCTGGAATAATAAATGTCTTTACAACAACACCATTTTGGGTTGTTAATACCAGATGCCGTATGCGTGATGTAGCCGGCACTTCGGATGAAGTAAATAAGTATTATAAAAGTCTCTTCTCCGGTCTACAGTATGTAGCTAAAACAGAAGGCGTTAAGGGTTTGTGGTCCGGTACCATACCGTCATTGATCCTAGTATCGAATCCTTCATTGCAGTTTATGATGTACGAACTGTTGAAGCGTAATTTAATACGTATTTCTGGTAAAACAGAAATCTCTAGTTTGGGTTATTTTCTTATTGGTGCTGCCGCTAAAGCCTTTGCCACCGTCTTAACCTATCCTTTGCAATTGGTGCAAACCAAACAGAGACATCGTACAAAGCCTGGCAGCCACAGTGGACCCTCCACATCAAAACAAGCACAAGAAATTGGCATGATACAAATGATATTGGATATAGTAAAACATCAAGGATTTAGAGGCCTATTCCGGGGCATGGAAGCGAAAATTCTGCAAACTGTCTTAACGGCCGCCTTAATGTTTATGGCTtacgaaaaaattaataatacagTTGGTCTACTCCTAAAGAAAACCCCCGCCAAAgtgatgtaa
- the LOC111678499 gene encoding THUMP domain-containing protein 1 homolog: MSEPPAKKQKFQYKKKFYQPNRKQYLEVGHKGFLATCNFNEKDCVRECYNILNQYANELYGPEEDEHTKVSNEQIADKTEEANEEQATDDIADVLQKQIDATQLKNKTPGKRRFQAVDTGASNCVFIKTTLDDPVAMAGHIVKDIAATKQQKTRHLLRLVPIDAVCKANDKDIVNTAGQLCDKYFLKEPTTFSIVFNKRFNNDINRDQMIREIADLIHAKNIKNKVDLKHAKRSLVVEVIKGLCCLSVVDDYMAMKKYNLVELARANQEYNKDDKKQDKDSEITTTSEEKTDVEESSTKQEEKEEQAKNNETSANEEHVNKT, encoded by the coding sequence ATGAGTGAACCACcggcaaaaaaacaaaaatttcaatacaagaaaaaattcTATCAACCAAATAGGAAGCAATACTTGGAAGTGGGTCACAAAGGTTTCCTAGCTACCtgcaattttaatgaaaaagacTGCGTAAGGGAATGTTATAATATATTGAATCAATATGCCAACGAATTGTATGGACCAGAGGAAGATGAACACACAAAGGTAAGCAATGAACAAATTGCAGATAAAACTGAGGAAGCCAACGAAGAGCAAGCTACAGATGATATTGCCGATGTATTGCaaaaacaaatcgatgccacacaattgaaaaataaaactcctGGCAAACGTCGCTTCCAAGCTGTTGATACGGGTGCTTCAAATTGTGTTTTCATTAAAACCACGCTAGATGATCCGGTAGCAATGGCAGGCCATATTGTTAAGGATATAGCAGCgactaaacaacaaaaaacacgtCATCTCTTACGTTTAGTGCCCATAGATGCTGTGTGCAAAGCTAATGACAAGGATATTGTAAATACCGCCGGACAATTATGTGACAAGTATTTCCTTAAGGAGCCCActacattttctatagtttttaataaaagatttaataACGATATAAATCGTGACCAAATGATACGTGAAATTGCCGATTTGATACacgctaaaaatataaaaaataaagtggattTGAAACACGCTAAGAGGTCACTGGTAGTGGAAGTTATTAAGGGTTTATGTTGCCTTTCGGTCGTAGATGATTATATGGCTATGAAAAAGTACAACTTGGTGGAATTAGCTAGAGCTAATCAGGAATACAATAAGGATGACAAGAAACAAGATAAAGATTCGGAGATTACAACTACGAGCGAAGAGAAGACTGACGTTGAAGAATCTTCTACTAAGCAGGAGGAGAAAGAAGAGCAAGCTAAAAATAATGAAACTAGTGCAAACGAAGAACatgtaaataaaacttaa
- the LOC111678510 gene encoding nucleolar protein 12 encodes MARKKAPKKKLEIVFDPQKRKDFLTGFRKRKNERRKRAQEELERNLKEERKRIRQEIKNGVKHMKKSYEPLKELTDADKANEDEYEDDDVKVKIVELSTGDLAAQRNMLGVNTTQDSEESAAEQNSEDEDEEESANCIPGMDFDINSKRKRKADAEEESENEDDDKKSNKKSKLGLEDIKSKKELDHFKKVKTLKKLKKSKVFKMKERLDKKVNQKKARKDKNNTLKSLPKHLRKKKKFEKNPYSKGRKMNRKQIRKKYENK; translated from the exons atggcACGAAAAAAGGCACCTAAGAAGAAGCTAGAAATTGTTTTTGATCCTCAGAAAAGAAA GGATTTTCTGACAGGCTTTCGCAAGAGAAAAAATGAAAGACGCAAACGTGCCCAGGAAGAGCTAGAACGTAACCTTAAGGAAGAACGCAAACGTATTCGTCAAGAAATCAAAAATGGTGTTAAACATATGAAGAAATCCTATGAACCTCTCAAAGAGCTTACCGATGCCGATAAGGCCAATGAAGATGAATACGAGGATGACGATGTTAAAGTCAAGATAGTGGAATTGTCTACCGGTGATTTGGCGGCACAACGCAATATGTTAGGAGTCAATACCACTCAGGATTCGGAAGAAAGTGCAGCTGAACAAAATTCTGAAGACGAAGATGAAGAAGAAAGTGCCAACTGTATACCAGGTATGGATTTTGACATAAATTCCAAACGTAAACGCAAAGCAGATGCCGAAGAGGAATCGGAAAATGAGGATGATGATAAGAAATCTAACAAGAAATCCAAATTGGGTTTAGAAGATATTAAATCTAAGAAAGAATTGGATCATTTTAAGaaagttaaaactttaaaaaaattaaaaaagagtaAAGTTTTTAAGATGAAAGAACGTTTGGACAAAAAGGTCAATCAAAAGAAAGCACGCAAAGATAAAAATAACACTCTAAAGAGTTTGCCTAAACATTTAAGGAAAAAGAAGAAATTCGAAAAGAATCCTTATAGCAAGGGCAGAAAAatgaatagaaaacaaattagaaagaaatatgaaaataaataa